In the Scomber japonicus isolate fScoJap1 chromosome 18, fScoJap1.pri, whole genome shotgun sequence genome, one interval contains:
- the LOC128378884 gene encoding neurogenic differentiation factor 2-like — protein sequence MLTRLFSDPSLLPDVQKYSGWAEDSDDESQVKDDDQDTQDDMDSSELRGDSRTHSEHAGEDDEDDDVEEEDDGEDTEGDRPKKRGPKKRKMTPARIERSKMRRVKANARERTRMHDLNSALDNLRKVVPCYSKTQKLSKIETLRLAKNYIWALSEILRSGKRPDLVNYVQTLCKGLSQPTTNLVAGCLQLNSRNFLTEQQCQDGSRYGSGSFSMHSYPYQCARLSSPHCQPGSNSHPLRTQGYCSAYDSLYGGSGSPEYNSPEYEGPLSPPLCVNGNFSLKHQGSASPENEKGYHYSMHYSGLPGSRPTGAHNLVFGSSGTRSGIHSENVLPYHDMHLHHERAPVYDELNAFFHN from the coding sequence TCCCGACGTGCAGAAATACTCCGGCTGGGCGGAGGACAGCGACGATGAGAGCCAAGTCAAAGATGATGACCAGGACACACAGGACGATATGGATTCCTCTGAGCTGAGAGGAGACAGCCGGACGCATTCCGAACACGCTGGGGAAGACGACGAGGACGAcgatgtggaggaggaggacgacggAGAGGATACAGAGGGGGACAGGCCCAAGAAAAGGGGGCCCAAGAAGCGCAAGATGACCCCGGCCCGCATCGAGCGCTCCAAGATGAGGCGGGTAAAGGCCAACGCGAGAGAGCGGACCCGCATGCACGACCTGAACTCTGCGCTCGACAATCTGCGTAAAGTGGTGCCATGCTACTCCAAAACGCAAAAACTGTCCAAAATCGAGACACTGCGGTTGGCCAAAAACTATATCTGGGCCCTGTCGGAGATATTGCGCTCTGGGAAAAGGCCCGACCTTGTGAACTACGTCCAGACGCTGTGCAAGGGACTCTCCCAGCCCACGACCAACCTCGTGGCGGGATGCCTGCAGCTGAACTCCCGTAACTTCCTCACCGAGCAGCAGTGTCAGGACGGGAGCAGGTACGGGTCCGGCTCCTTCTCCATGCACTCCTACCCGTACCAGTGTGCGCGTCTCTCCAGCCCCCACTGCCAGCCGGGCTCGAACTCGCATCCCCTGAGGACACAAGGCTACTGCTCAGCTTACGACTCTCTCTACGGTGGGAGTGGTTCCCCGGAGTATAACAGTCCTGAGTACGAGGGGCCCCTCAGTCCGCCCCTGTGCGTCAATGGCAACTTTTCCCTGAAGCACCAAGGCTCCGCGTCCCCCGAAAACGAGAAGGGGTACCACTACTCTATGCATTACTCCGGCCTGCCTGGCTCCAGACCTACCGGGGCCCACAACCTGGTGTTTGGCTCCTCGGGGACCCGGAGCGGCATTCACTCTGAAAACGTCCTGCCTTACCACGACATGCACTTACACCACGAACGGGCCCCTGTGTATGATGAACTGAACGCGTTTTTtcacaattaa